The Bacteroidales bacterium genome has a segment encoding these proteins:
- a CDS encoding Eco57I restriction-modification methylase domain-containing protein gives MATIYNSDNLRSLFRSQFDMKLWYSFLQYFFKATTLRVTPEKIENEQDNDGYYLGEIETSDSYRIGLFYYKIEQGSVLNRRVGLRNLVRCYINPTWGNFEAAIAVFDSGDHWRLSFISDIKGESTSPKRYTYLFGDSELLYKTAIDRFNFIQNKGVSFENLKKAFSVEALSDEFFNRYREQYANFIEHITGKRFVKVGNKWEERMCSEPNTELMQAFNYDEKRVRDYIKKMMGRITFLHFLQRKGWMCGDLNYMQNMFNRSAYQNDYLDSVLEPLFFGILNTKPEERDALFTQEGWDKSLLAEWGEIPYLNGGLFEKDTNDETTCAFPAGYFKDLFQFFSEYNFTIDENDPNDAEIGVDPEMLGKIFENLLEDNKDKGAFYTPKEIVRYMCQESLIAYLETNTSIAKDKIRQFVLSPEEGIKDIPEIKKPKLLAALEEVKICDPAIGSGAFPMGLLNELLHCREVLSGKHYDRAEIKKNIIQNNIYGVDIEKGAVDIARLRFWLSIVVDEEEASPLPNLDYKIMQGNSLIESYKGIDLSELTYKKKSKNDSNTLSIFDDDINREQKILSQLLTNYYSCSDHNTKQTIRERIKETINKQLEVQYFDENILNELKNINLAENNKFFLWHTWFSDVFNKEKDKNGFDIVIGNPPYVNFANIKSVEYRTILKEKFYSTKNKCDLYAFFIEFGFDLLNYNGIITYIVPHTWKATDSFSKLREILFTKHNVVQIVNLEMGVFEATVQPLIILASKKFKKQNCIKILNNNYIHINDINIEEILSSKEYIIDTTSSASEKNIFRKIEKDSLLLSNYIKFSRGIKTSNDKKFINTEIISVNEQKKVFRGRNIRAYQLNWDGEYIWYRPDLMREKAGCVPHTKEFFEVAEKLITQRISRQLLVAYDDKQNYFLDTTNVSNYSTWDKKTPIKFLCGLLNSKLINFWYCKKYLMPTIGGYELHSIPIKTINDYSTFISLVDEAISAAQQNNYNILHVKMKEIDNIVYSIYGLTEEEIAIIENAI, from the coding sequence ATGGCAACCATATATAATTCTGATAATTTAAGAAGTCTGTTTCGTTCGCAATTTGATATGAAACTATGGTATTCATTCCTTCAATATTTTTTCAAAGCAACAACGTTACGGGTTACACCAGAAAAAATAGAAAACGAACAAGACAACGATGGATACTATTTAGGGGAAATTGAGACTTCGGATAGTTATAGAATAGGTCTATTTTATTATAAAATAGAGCAAGGCTCAGTACTTAATAGGAGGGTAGGGTTGCGTAATCTTGTAAGATGCTATATAAACCCAACGTGGGGTAATTTTGAAGCAGCAATAGCAGTCTTTGATAGTGGTGACCATTGGCGTTTGTCATTTATTAGCGACATTAAAGGAGAATCAACATCGCCAAAACGCTATACATACCTATTTGGTGATAGTGAGTTACTATATAAAACAGCAATAGACCGCTTCAACTTTATACAAAACAAGGGGGTCTCATTTGAAAATCTTAAAAAGGCATTCTCTGTCGAGGCCCTTTCAGATGAATTCTTCAACAGATATCGTGAGCAATATGCAAATTTCATAGAACATATTACAGGCAAACGCTTTGTTAAAGTTGGCAATAAATGGGAAGAGAGAATGTGTTCAGAGCCAAATACTGAATTGATGCAGGCATTTAATTACGATGAAAAGAGAGTACGCGACTATATAAAAAAGATGATGGGACGTATAACATTCCTACATTTTTTGCAACGCAAAGGTTGGATGTGTGGCGACCTTAACTATATGCAAAATATGTTTAATCGTTCAGCATATCAAAATGATTATCTTGATTCTGTTCTTGAACCTCTTTTCTTTGGTATTTTAAACACTAAACCCGAAGAACGTGATGCACTATTTACGCAAGAGGGGTGGGATAAATCGTTACTTGCCGAGTGGGGAGAAATACCATATCTGAATGGTGGACTATTTGAAAAAGATACAAACGATGAAACAACTTGTGCCTTTCCTGCAGGATACTTTAAAGATTTATTCCAATTTTTCAGCGAATATAACTTTACCATTGATGAAAACGACCCCAATGATGCAGAGATTGGTGTTGACCCTGAAATGTTAGGAAAAATATTTGAAAACCTACTCGAAGATAACAAAGATAAAGGAGCATTTTATACTCCAAAAGAGATTGTACGCTATATGTGTCAGGAGTCGCTTATTGCCTACCTTGAAACCAATACAAGCATAGCAAAAGATAAAATTCGCCAATTCGTGCTTTCTCCTGAAGAGGGTATCAAAGATATACCAGAGATTAAGAAACCTAAACTTCTCGCAGCACTTGAAGAGGTAAAGATTTGCGACCCTGCCATTGGCTCGGGAGCATTCCCTATGGGTTTGCTCAACGAGTTATTGCATTGTCGGGAAGTGTTGAGTGGTAAGCATTACGACCGTGCCGAGATTAAGAAGAACATTATCCAAAACAACATCTATGGAGTGGATATTGAGAAAGGTGCAGTTGATATTGCTCGTTTACGATTTTGGCTCTCAATTGTTGTTGATGAAGAGGAGGCATCGCCATTGCCTAACCTTGACTATAAGATTATGCAAGGCAATTCACTAATAGAGAGTTATAAAGGTATTGATTTAAGCGAACTAACTTATAAAAAGAAATCAAAAAATGATAGCAATACTTTAAGTATATTTGATGATGATATAAATAGAGAACAAAAAATATTATCTCAATTATTAACAAACTACTACTCTTGTAGCGACCATAATACTAAACAAACAATAAGAGAACGCATAAAAGAGACTATAAATAAACAATTAGAGGTACAATATTTTGATGAAAACATATTAAATGAACTCAAAAATATTAACCTTGCCGAAAACAACAAATTCTTCCTTTGGCATACTTGGTTTAGCGATGTTTTTAATAAGGAAAAAGATAAAAACGGCTTTGATATTGTGATTGGTAATCCACCATATGTAAATTTTGCAAATATTAAATCTGTTGAGTATCGAACAATTCTAAAAGAAAAATTTTATTCAACAAAGAACAAATGTGATTTATATGCTTTTTTTATTGAGTTTGGTTTTGATTTATTGAATTATAATGGTATTATAACTTACATAGTACCACACACTTGGAAGGCAACTGATAGTTTCTCAAAACTAAGAGAAATTTTATTTACAAAACATAATGTTGTACAAATAGTTAATCTTGAAATGGGCGTATTTGAAGCAACCGTTCAACCTCTAATTATATTAGCAAGTAAAAAATTTAAGAAACAGAATTGTATTAAAATATTAAATAACAATTACATTCATATTAATGATATAAATATAGAAGAAATATTATCATCAAAAGAATATATTATTGATACAACATCTTCAGCATCAGAAAAAAATATTTTTAGAAAAATTGAAAAAGATTCATTATTGTTGTCTAATTATATAAAATTTTCTCGTGGTATTAAAACAAGTAATGATAAGAAATTTATTAATACTGAAATTATATCCGTTAATGAACAAAAAAAAGTATTTAGAGGAAGAAACATAAGAGCTTATCAATTAAATTGGGACGGAGAATATATATGGTATCGACCAGACCTTATGAGAGAAAAGGCTGGTTGCGTTCCTCATACAAAAGAGTTTTTTGAAGTAGCAGAAAAATTGATTACTCAAAGAATCTCTCGTCAATTACTTGTTGCTTATGATGATAAGCAAAATTATTTTTTAGACACGACAAATGTATCCAATTATTCTACATGGGACAAAAAAACTCCTATTAAGTTTTTGTGTGGATTACTTAATTCAAAACTTATAAATTTTTGGTATTGTAAAAAATATCTAATGCCAACTATCGGAGGATACGAGTTGCATTCTATACCAATAAAAACCATAAATGACTATAGTACATTTATCTCATTGGTAGATGAGGCAATTTCAGCAGCTCAGCAAAATAATTACAATATTCTACATGTTAAAATGAAAGAGATTGATAATATTGTTTATAGTATATATGGACTAACTGAAGAAGAAATTGCAATTATTGAAAATGCTATTTAA
- a CDS encoding DEAD/DEAH box helicase family protein — MSTKFFNNDAGNTLFDKLKGIATEMATFNRFLAVVGFFRSSGYFKLRKELGDISEIKILVGINIDDIFRKHNKAIFMLGNEAKAKEIYQNGFKEDIIKAQYSPEIEGGILQMCEDLVSGRLQIRIHDKKNLHAKFYLCLPDNHSEHSDGWVIMGSSNISDSGLGIKRPPQYELNVAMKDYDDVKYCSDEFWKLWNDAVPLSAEDIDKCKNDTYLCNEDKQPSPYELYIKVLIDTFGDQVESDFTIKLPEGVKDLKYQKDAVIQGYQMLMQHNGLFLADVVGLGKTMIATMIAKRFVELNGKGTNILVVYPPAVEDNWKQTFKQFEINDKAQFITNGSLSKVLDARDRYKSKEEFDLIIVDEAHGFRSDSSGKYDELQKICKSPCANIGLLKSTQKKVMLLSATPLNNRPEDLLNQLLLFQNSQNCTIDGIPNLKAFFSPLITEYRKLMRERGERDVTADVDEIYEQIRNKVIDKVTVRRTRKNILNDPDYKKDIKEQNITFPDILPPNELEYFLDEDTSNRFYETLKQLTDGKSDDNPKGKGLNYARYRAVEFLKPEYRKKYKNAEHIGRTLASIYRVHMVKRLESSFHAFKKSLETLLRITTDMIKMFDEDKVIIAPDLKVKELQAKDMELDQIIEHAITKGYIVEDIVYKAEAFDSEFLKMLQHDKEILEYLNKDWKKEKDDPKFNEFLDNLNNIFFDKDINPSGKLVLFSESVDTLNYLQKRLTEELGRKDVLMVTAKNRKHLIKTIKENFDANYNSDKKEYNIIITSDVLAEGVNLHRSNVIINYDSPWNATRLMQRIGRVNRIGSVAPKIYNFMFYPSQQGDKEIQLYKNALVKLQGFHSAFGEDAQIYSREEIVKEFKMFDTDVKDNIDKRMALLREVRELYHSNKKLYYKIKSLPKKSRVMRNTGEHSGESLVFISSNFKTEYYLATNSTTVVIDFLDAVEILKADPEEHAVKFNNDEQHYKHVNNALCKYITEYTEAADTDSFNTKDLDKTSLEAKKFLRNIQQVTTDDELKKQCNILTKYIDEGIYTQLPRRLKAISRKYRGDKTKIKDDEYNIHKEIDTLLKEYKTLDNEQRNNNRDISDPQIIISETFV, encoded by the coding sequence ATGAGTACAAAGTTTTTTAATAACGATGCAGGCAACACTCTCTTCGACAAATTAAAAGGAATAGCCACAGAAATGGCAACTTTCAACCGTTTCTTGGCTGTTGTAGGATTTTTTCGTTCATCAGGTTACTTCAAACTACGAAAAGAGTTAGGCGATATTTCAGAGATAAAAATATTGGTAGGCATCAATATTGATGATATTTTCCGCAAACATAACAAAGCCATTTTTATGCTTGGCAATGAGGCTAAGGCAAAAGAGATCTATCAAAATGGCTTTAAAGAAGATATTATAAAGGCTCAATACTCTCCCGAAATAGAAGGAGGCATATTGCAAATGTGCGAAGACCTTGTATCAGGAAGGCTTCAAATACGTATTCATGATAAAAAGAATCTGCATGCAAAGTTCTATTTATGTTTACCAGATAACCATAGCGAGCATAGCGATGGTTGGGTAATAATGGGTTCTTCCAACATATCCGATTCAGGATTAGGCATTAAGCGACCGCCTCAATATGAGCTTAATGTTGCCATGAAAGATTATGATGATGTAAAGTATTGTTCTGATGAATTTTGGAAATTATGGAACGATGCCGTTCCATTATCAGCCGAAGACATTGACAAATGTAAGAACGATACATATCTATGTAATGAAGATAAACAACCCTCACCATACGAACTATATATAAAAGTACTCATTGATACTTTTGGAGATCAAGTTGAATCAGATTTCACTATTAAATTACCCGAAGGTGTAAAAGATTTAAAGTATCAGAAAGATGCCGTTATACAAGGTTATCAGATGCTAATGCAACATAATGGTTTGTTCCTTGCCGATGTTGTAGGTCTTGGAAAGACCATGATTGCCACAATGATAGCAAAACGGTTTGTTGAACTAAACGGCAAAGGTACAAACATTCTTGTAGTATATCCACCAGCTGTTGAGGATAACTGGAAACAAACATTCAAACAATTTGAGATTAATGATAAAGCCCAATTTATTACCAATGGAAGTTTATCTAAAGTCCTTGACGCACGAGACCGATATAAAAGCAAAGAGGAATTTGATTTAATAATTGTAGATGAAGCACATGGCTTTCGTAGCGATAGTTCAGGCAAATATGACGAATTGCAGAAAATTTGCAAATCGCCCTGTGCTAATATTGGGCTTCTCAAAAGCACTCAAAAAAAGGTAATGCTTTTGTCTGCTACACCACTTAATAACCGCCCAGAAGATCTATTAAACCAACTTCTTTTATTTCAGAATAGCCAAAATTGTACAATAGACGGAATACCAAACTTAAAAGCATTTTTTTCTCCACTAATAACTGAATACAGAAAGTTAATGCGAGAACGTGGAGAAAGAGATGTAACAGCAGATGTAGATGAAATATATGAGCAAATACGTAACAAAGTAATTGATAAAGTAACAGTTCGTCGTACACGTAAGAATATCCTTAATGACCCTGATTACAAGAAAGATATAAAGGAGCAAAACATTACATTCCCAGATATTTTACCACCAAATGAATTAGAATATTTCTTAGACGAGGATACAAGTAATCGTTTTTACGAAACACTAAAACAACTTACCGACGGTAAATCAGACGATAACCCTAAAGGAAAAGGGTTGAATTATGCACGTTACAGAGCAGTTGAGTTTTTAAAGCCTGAATACAGAAAAAAATATAAGAATGCTGAACATATCGGACGAACATTGGCATCGATATACCGCGTACACATGGTAAAGCGATTAGAGAGCAGTTTTCATGCCTTTAAGAAATCGCTTGAGACACTTCTTCGTATCACAACCGATATGATAAAAATGTTTGATGAAGATAAAGTAATAATAGCTCCCGATTTAAAAGTAAAAGAGTTACAAGCAAAAGATATGGAGCTTGACCAAATCATAGAACATGCTATTACAAAAGGATATATAGTTGAAGATATAGTATATAAAGCAGAGGCATTTGATTCTGAATTTTTAAAGATGCTTCAACACGATAAAGAGATTTTAGAGTATTTAAATAAAGATTGGAAGAAAGAAAAAGACGACCCTAAGTTTAATGAATTCTTAGATAATCTAAATAACATATTCTTTGACAAAGATATAAACCCATCGGGCAAATTGGTACTATTCTCTGAAAGTGTTGATACACTCAACTACCTACAAAAACGCCTTACTGAGGAGTTAGGCAGAAAAGATGTTTTAATGGTAACAGCAAAAAATCGCAAACATCTTATTAAAACCATTAAAGAGAACTTTGACGCTAATTACAATAGTGATAAAAAAGAGTATAACATAATAATCACATCAGATGTCTTGGCTGAAGGCGTTAACCTGCATCGCTCAAACGTAATAATAAATTATGACTCACCTTGGAATGCAACCCGACTAATGCAACGCATTGGCCGTGTTAACCGTATTGGCTCGGTTGCCCCTAAAATTTACAACTTTATGTTTTACCCTTCGCAACAAGGCGATAAAGAGATTCAACTCTATAAAAATGCACTTGTTAAGTTGCAAGGATTTCACTCAGCATTTGGCGAAGATGCACAAATATACTCTCGTGAAGAGATTGTAAAAGAGTTTAAGATGTTTGATACAGATGTTAAAGATAATATTGACAAGAGAATGGCTCTATTACGAGAAGTAAGAGAACTATATCATTCAAACAAGAAACTATACTACAAAATAAAATCTCTACCTAAAAAAAGCCGAGTAATGCGAAATACAGGCGAACACAGCGGAGAGTCATTAGTATTCATATCATCAAATTTTAAGACAGAATATTATTTGGCAACAAATAGCACAACAGTGGTAATAGATTTTTTAGATGCAGTTGAAATACTAAAAGCTGACCCCGAAGAGCATGCAGTTAAGTTTAATAACGATGAACAACACTACAAACATGTAAATAACGCTCTGTGTAAATATATAACAGAATATACTGAAGCAGCAGACACAGACTCTTTTAACACAAAAGACCTTGATAAAACTTCACTTGAAGCCAAAAAGTTTTTACGGAATATACAACAAGTTACAACTGATGATGAACTGAAAAAACAGTGTAATATTCTAACTAAATATATCGATGAAGGAATATATACACAATTACCCCGACGTCTCAAAGCCATATCAAGAAAATACAGAGGAGATAAGACCAAAATTAAAGATGACGAGTACAATATACACAAAGAAATAGATACTCTACTAAAAGAGTATAAAACATTAGATAACGAGCAACGGAACAATAATAGAGATATATCTGATCCTCAAATTATTATCTCTGAAACATTCGTATAG